The Mycobacterium paragordonae genome includes a region encoding these proteins:
- a CDS encoding SDR family NAD(P)-dependent oxidoreductase, translating into MQVAIVTGATGGIGSGCAAKLADAGMAVLATGRDEGRLTRFAAAVGDPERVGTVAVDLVADDAPRRIVDAALSRWGRIDFLVNAAGIGSPQPLHETDDESLDLFLGLMLRAPFRLVREVLPHLQPGSGIVNITSTFAVVGGMRGGAYSAAKGGLTAMTTHIACQYGSQGIRCNAVAPGVIQTAMTEHRLADERFRRINVEMTPHQRLGTVDDVAATVAFLCSPGGAFINGQTIVVDGGWSATKYLSERALNSEWTI; encoded by the coding sequence ATGCAGGTAGCGATCGTGACAGGCGCGACCGGCGGCATCGGGTCCGGTTGTGCGGCAAAGCTTGCCGACGCCGGAATGGCGGTGTTGGCAACCGGACGGGATGAAGGCAGGCTGACCCGGTTTGCAGCCGCGGTCGGCGATCCCGAGCGGGTCGGGACCGTGGCCGTCGATCTCGTCGCCGACGACGCCCCGCGCCGGATCGTCGACGCAGCGCTGTCCCGCTGGGGCCGGATCGATTTCCTGGTCAACGCCGCCGGCATCGGCAGCCCGCAGCCCCTGCACGAGACCGACGACGAATCCCTGGACCTTTTCCTGGGTTTGATGTTGCGCGCCCCGTTCCGGTTGGTGCGCGAGGTACTGCCGCACCTGCAGCCCGGCTCGGGGATCGTGAACATCACGTCGACGTTCGCGGTGGTGGGCGGCATGCGCGGTGGCGCCTACTCGGCGGCCAAAGGCGGTCTGACGGCGATGACCACACACATCGCCTGCCAGTACGGGTCGCAGGGAATACGTTGCAACGCAGTGGCTCCCGGTGTCATCCAGACCGCCATGACCGAGCATCGGCTGGCCGATGAGCGGTTCCGGCGGATCAACGTCGAGATGACGCCACATCAGCGATTGGGGACGGTGGACGACGTCGCGGCAACGGTTGCTTTCCTCTGCTCGCCCGGCGGCGCCTTCATCAACGGCCAGACCATCGTCGTCGACGGCGGCTGGAGCGCCACCAAGTACCTTTCCGAGCGCGCGCTGAACTCCGAGTGGACAATCTGA
- a CDS encoding SRPBCC family protein — protein sequence MSWWTAHAERTLTEEVPAPPGEVRDYYVDLDNIRLVHPLIVSVQLLSRTETADGYRVSYQVVDRIPLGPIAMKVTYRARLQVPVDGDVHTEADQSPGVRLRATVSFDPIEGGTRVTERIRFAAPRPLAAFTVREAVKAHAKMLYGIRRHFELR from the coding sequence ATGAGCTGGTGGACCGCTCACGCCGAGCGGACGTTGACCGAAGAGGTGCCCGCGCCGCCGGGCGAGGTTCGCGACTACTACGTCGACCTGGACAACATCAGACTGGTGCACCCGCTGATCGTGTCGGTGCAGCTGCTGTCCCGTACCGAGACCGCCGACGGCTACCGGGTGAGCTATCAAGTGGTGGACCGGATTCCGCTCGGGCCCATCGCCATGAAGGTCACCTACCGGGCGCGTCTGCAGGTCCCGGTCGACGGTGACGTGCATACCGAAGCCGACCAGTCACCCGGTGTGCGACTGCGCGCAACGGTGAGCTTCGATCCGATCGAAGGCGGCACCCGGGTCACCGAGCGGATACGGTTCGCCGCCCCCCGGCCGCTGGCCGCTTTCACCGTCCGCGAGGCAGTCAAGGCACACGCCAAGATGCTCTACGGCATCCGGCGTCACTTCGAATTGCGTTGA
- a CDS encoding SMP-30/gluconolactonase/LRE family protein — translation MAIVRAVKAARYSAARPPRVAEGWALTRVTEPSRLFGANGLRTGPDGRVYIAQVTGSQISALDPQTGQIDTVSAKGGDIVAPDDVAFDLEGNLYATEVMDGRVSMRDTRGHIRVLRDDLPSANGITVHRGRLFIGECRAGGRLVELDCAGGPPRVLLENVPSPNAMEVGPDGLLYFPVMGANEIWRIDPDGGDPQRVAGDLGVPDAVKFDAEGYLVSTQVHSGQVLRIDPRTGQTNVLAQLNPGLDNLTFVDNRLFVSNFTGEITEILGDGQTRTVLGGGLNWPLDLAVGADGNLYIADGTYFYELIDGALHTAGMLFSPGYPGFLRGLAPAGPGEFIVTTSNGEVARYRPASSESEVLAQGFDQLYGVAIAPGGAIVVAELGAGRVLSIRAGDVEVLASGLHEPVGVAIAPDGTCLVSEAGAGRVLRVGGGPLIEGLQQPQGLLVRDRQVYVVDSGAKELVAVDLDSGARVTVASDLPVGAPPGVIPKPLRGMPPFSGPQGPFAGLAAGPDGTLYISADAEGSVLALRRETEGPQR, via the coding sequence ATTGCTATCGTCCGAGCGGTGAAGGCTGCTCGCTACAGCGCCGCGCGGCCACCGCGCGTCGCGGAGGGCTGGGCCCTGACGCGAGTCACCGAGCCCAGCCGCCTATTCGGGGCCAACGGTCTGCGCACCGGCCCCGACGGCCGCGTCTACATCGCGCAGGTGACCGGCAGTCAGATCAGCGCGCTCGACCCGCAGACCGGACAAATCGACACGGTGAGCGCCAAGGGCGGCGACATCGTCGCGCCGGATGACGTGGCCTTCGATTTGGAGGGCAACCTGTACGCCACCGAGGTGATGGACGGCCGGGTGAGCATGCGCGACACCCGCGGCCACATCCGTGTGTTGCGGGACGACCTGCCGTCCGCCAACGGCATCACCGTTCACCGGGGCCGGTTGTTCATCGGCGAATGCCGCGCGGGGGGACGTCTGGTGGAACTCGATTGTGCCGGCGGCCCGCCCAGGGTGCTGCTGGAGAACGTGCCGTCGCCGAACGCGATGGAAGTCGGTCCCGACGGGCTCCTGTATTTCCCGGTGATGGGCGCCAACGAAATCTGGCGCATCGACCCGGACGGCGGCGATCCGCAACGGGTGGCGGGCGACCTGGGCGTGCCGGATGCGGTCAAGTTCGATGCCGAGGGCTATCTGGTTTCCACGCAAGTGCACAGCGGCCAGGTGCTGCGCATCGACCCGCGTACCGGGCAAACTAATGTCCTGGCGCAGCTGAATCCTGGTCTGGACAACCTGACCTTCGTTGACAACCGGTTGTTCGTCTCGAACTTCACCGGTGAGATCACCGAAATCCTCGGGGACGGCCAGACCCGGACGGTGCTCGGCGGCGGGCTGAACTGGCCGTTGGACCTTGCGGTAGGCGCCGACGGCAACCTCTACATAGCCGACGGAACATATTTCTACGAGCTGATCGATGGTGCGCTGCACACCGCCGGCATGCTGTTCAGTCCCGGCTATCCCGGCTTTCTGCGTGGCCTGGCACCGGCGGGACCCGGCGAGTTCATCGTCACCACTTCGAACGGAGAGGTTGCCCGCTATCGACCGGCGAGCAGCGAAAGCGAGGTGCTGGCACAGGGTTTCGATCAGCTGTATGGCGTCGCCATCGCGCCCGGAGGCGCCATAGTGGTGGCCGAGCTGGGCGCCGGCCGGGTGCTGAGCATCCGGGCGGGTGACGTGGAAGTTCTGGCATCCGGCCTGCATGAGCCCGTCGGTGTGGCCATAGCCCCCGACGGGACGTGCCTGGTGTCCGAGGCCGGCGCGGGTCGGGTGTTGCGGGTGGGCGGCGGGCCGTTGATCGAGGGGCTGCAGCAACCGCAGGGGCTACTGGTGCGGGACCGGCAGGTGTACGTCGTGGATTCCGGCGCAAAGGAACTCGTCGCCGTCGACCTGGACAGCGGGGCCCGGGTCACCGTCGCTTCAGACCTGCCGGTCGGCGCGCCGCCCGGCGTCATCCCCAAACCACTGCGTGGGATGCCGCCGTTCTCCGGGCCGCAGGGACCGTTCGCGGGGCTCGCCGCCGGACCCGACGGCACCCTGTACATCTCCGCCGACGCCGAGGGCAGCGTGCTGGCGCTGCGCCGGGAAACCGAAGGGCCACAACGTTGA
- a CDS encoding rhomboid family intramembrane serine protease, whose translation MTSPSPAQLPADAPACYRHPGRQTYVHCTRCERPICGDCMRSAAVGHQCVECVQAGARTIRPERTRFGGRERSGAPVVTIALIVVNVLAFVAEMAIPDVQRQFALWPPAVADGQLYRLVTSAFLHYGPTHLLLNMWALYVVGQPLEMWLGRLRFSALYAVSGLGGSVLVYLLSPLNTATAGASGAVFGLFAATFVVARRLTLDVRWVVAVIVFNLVFTFVVPLFSSQQISWQGHVGGLVAGGLLSAAYVYAPRQRRDLIQASATVALLVLFAVLIWWRTASLLAQFA comes from the coding sequence GTGACCAGTCCGAGCCCAGCCCAGCTGCCGGCCGATGCGCCCGCCTGCTACCGGCATCCCGGCCGTCAGACGTACGTCCACTGCACCCGGTGCGAGCGGCCGATCTGCGGCGACTGCATGCGCAGCGCCGCCGTCGGGCACCAGTGTGTGGAGTGCGTGCAGGCCGGCGCCCGCACCATCCGGCCGGAGCGAACCCGCTTCGGCGGTCGGGAACGCTCGGGAGCACCGGTCGTCACCATTGCGCTGATTGTCGTCAACGTGCTGGCGTTCGTCGCCGAGATGGCGATCCCGGACGTGCAACGGCAGTTCGCGCTGTGGCCGCCCGCCGTCGCTGACGGGCAGCTCTACCGACTGGTGACTTCGGCGTTCCTGCATTACGGCCCGACGCACCTGCTGCTGAACATGTGGGCGCTGTACGTGGTGGGTCAACCGCTCGAAATGTGGCTGGGCCGTTTGCGATTCAGCGCGCTGTACGCTGTGAGCGGTCTGGGCGGCTCGGTGCTGGTGTATCTGTTGTCCCCGCTCAATACGGCCACGGCGGGCGCGTCGGGGGCGGTGTTCGGTCTGTTCGCCGCGACGTTCGTGGTGGCCCGGCGGCTAACCCTCGACGTCCGCTGGGTGGTCGCGGTGATCGTGTTCAACCTGGTCTTCACCTTCGTGGTGCCGCTGTTCAGCTCGCAGCAGATCAGCTGGCAAGGACACGTGGGCGGATTGGTCGCGGGTGGATTGCTCTCGGCGGCTTACGTGTACGCGCCGCGCCAGCGACGAGATCTGATCCAGGCGTCGGCGACGGTCGCCCTGCTGGTCCTGTTCGCTGTGTTGATCTGGTGGCGGACGGCGTCGTTGCTCGCCCAGTTCGCTTGA
- a CDS encoding nuclear transport factor 2 family protein, whose amino-acid sequence MTRATTGVIERYLSCLAAHDWDGVAATLADEGLVREGPWCEVVEGKDEYVAYLRNVITRLKGHRLQIHRVSHVESRSFVELTESFEFDGVPTEWPECLLFERGDDASQSGLISRVSVYFKQPGAAPEMPE is encoded by the coding sequence ATGACACGGGCCACCACTGGCGTGATCGAGCGCTACCTGTCCTGTCTGGCCGCCCACGACTGGGATGGCGTCGCCGCCACCCTGGCCGATGAAGGCCTGGTACGGGAAGGTCCGTGGTGTGAGGTCGTCGAAGGCAAAGACGAGTACGTCGCCTACCTGCGCAACGTCATCACCCGCCTGAAGGGGCATCGCCTGCAGATCCACCGGGTCTCGCACGTGGAGAGCCGGTCGTTCGTCGAACTGACGGAGTCCTTCGAGTTCGACGGCGTTCCGACCGAGTGGCCGGAGTGCCTGCTTTTCGAGCGAGGTGACGATGCCTCGCAGAGCGGCTTGATCTCGCGCGTCAGCGTCTACTTCAAGCAACCGGGGGCGGCACCTGAAATGCCCGAATAG
- a CDS encoding DUF899 domain-containing protein, with product MKTPPIVSAAEWADAHQRLLAKEKELTRARDALAAERRRMPWLPVDKDYVFDGPDGSVDLLGLFQGRRQLVLYRAFFEPGVHGWPDHGCPGCSMIADHIGHLAHVNARDTTLAFVSRAPQADIQRLRQRMGWRMPWYTLTDGFDADFGVHEWHGTNAFIHDGSRVYRTYFVNNRGDEVLGNTWSILDMTALGRQEDWEDSPEGYPQTKPYEWWAWHDSYTEHVPSRWFGEPDPDDPNDQRPPRS from the coding sequence ATGAAGACACCGCCGATCGTCTCCGCCGCGGAGTGGGCCGACGCGCACCAGCGCCTGTTGGCGAAGGAGAAAGAGCTGACCCGGGCGCGCGACGCGCTGGCCGCCGAGCGCCGCCGGATGCCCTGGCTGCCCGTGGACAAGGACTACGTGTTCGACGGCCCGGACGGATCCGTCGACCTCTTGGGGCTTTTCCAGGGACGGCGCCAGCTGGTTCTGTACCGCGCGTTTTTCGAACCCGGGGTGCACGGCTGGCCCGATCACGGCTGCCCGGGCTGCTCGATGATCGCCGACCACATCGGTCATCTGGCGCACGTGAACGCCCGCGACACCACCCTGGCGTTCGTCTCGCGGGCGCCGCAGGCCGACATTCAGCGGTTGCGGCAGCGGATGGGGTGGCGGATGCCCTGGTACACGCTGACCGACGGCTTCGATGCTGACTTCGGCGTGCACGAATGGCACGGCACCAACGCGTTCATCCATGACGGGTCGCGCGTGTATCGCACCTACTTCGTCAACAACCGCGGCGACGAGGTGCTGGGCAACACGTGGAGCATCCTCGACATGACGGCGCTGGGTCGCCAGGAGGACTGGGAGGACTCTCCGGAGGGCTACCCGCAGACCAAGCCTTACGAGTGGTGGGCCTGGCACGACTCGTACACCGAGCACGTCCCGTCACGCTGGTTCGGGGAACCCGATCCCGATGACCCCAATGATCAACGGCCGCCCCGCAGTTGA
- a CDS encoding SDR family NAD(P)-dependent oxidoreductase, translated as MNTAQLSLAGRAVVVAGAAGGGIGTTVARVVAEAGATVVAVSRGRANLDQHIGPLMDEGLPVVPVVADVSTDDGVASVMEAATGAGDELYGLVNVAGGADPSTWMPATRVTRSDWRDLFTQNLETMFFMSQAVAAELRRRRLPGSIVSISSISGMNTAPFHIAYGTAKAAIVAVTRSMAAELACADAGHAIRVNAVAPGVTATPASQTYTDHDPARDRQAIAMGRRGRPDEVAGAVLFLLSDLSSYITGQTLLVDGGLNLKWGHLGADNTSLFLKDESFRAAIKQWD; from the coding sequence ATGAACACCGCCCAGCTGAGCCTCGCCGGGAGAGCCGTGGTGGTAGCCGGCGCCGCCGGCGGCGGGATCGGCACCACCGTGGCACGCGTCGTCGCGGAGGCCGGCGCGACCGTGGTCGCGGTCAGTCGTGGCCGTGCAAATCTCGACCAGCACATCGGGCCGCTGATGGACGAAGGACTGCCGGTCGTTCCGGTGGTCGCCGACGTGTCCACCGATGACGGCGTGGCCTCCGTGATGGAGGCAGCGACCGGCGCCGGCGACGAGCTCTACGGACTGGTGAATGTCGCCGGCGGCGCCGACCCGTCGACGTGGATGCCGGCCACCCGGGTGACCCGGAGCGACTGGCGGGATCTGTTCACGCAGAACCTCGAGACGATGTTCTTCATGAGCCAGGCCGTGGCCGCCGAACTCAGGCGCCGCCGACTCCCCGGCTCGATCGTGTCGATCTCGTCGATCAGCGGGATGAATACCGCCCCGTTCCACATTGCCTACGGCACCGCCAAGGCCGCCATCGTCGCGGTAACCCGGTCCATGGCAGCCGAATTGGCCTGTGCGGATGCCGGGCACGCCATCCGGGTCAACGCCGTGGCCCCCGGTGTCACCGCGACACCGGCGTCACAGACCTACACCGACCACGATCCGGCCCGCGACCGTCAAGCCATCGCCATGGGGCGGCGCGGCCGACCCGACGAGGTGGCCGGCGCGGTGTTGTTCCTGCTGTCGGACCTGTCGTCGTACATCACCGGGCAGACGTTGCTGGTCGACGGGGGCCTGAACCTCAAGTGGGGGCATCTGGGTGCTGACAACACCTCGCTGTTCCTCAAGGACGAATCGTTCCGCGCGGCGATCAAGCAGTGGGACTAG
- a CDS encoding GntR family transcriptional regulator gives MTEAKVVDHRYLQVARTLRKEIVDGVYPVGSQLPTEHELCERFAVSRYTVREALRRLRDDNLVSSRPRTGTLVVPRPSADSYVQHVMSINDLLDFASGTRFAIESVAMVGIDDDLSVRTGLAVGEQWLSVRGARQAVESASPLCRTEYYINREFAAVGRLLQRHDGPIFPLIEDLFGLSIVEVQQEIVAVLLPAELAAALDVEPGTPALQVQRTYRASDDRVAQVTINTHPASRFRHSMTMRRIRG, from the coding sequence TTGACCGAAGCAAAGGTCGTCGACCACCGCTACCTTCAGGTGGCCCGTACGCTGCGCAAGGAGATCGTGGACGGGGTATATCCGGTCGGTTCCCAGCTGCCGACCGAGCACGAGTTGTGCGAGCGGTTTGCGGTCAGCCGCTACACCGTCCGGGAGGCGCTGCGCAGGCTGCGCGACGACAACCTGGTGTCATCGCGGCCGCGGACCGGAACCCTCGTGGTCCCGCGACCTTCCGCGGATTCCTATGTGCAGCACGTTATGTCGATCAACGACTTGTTGGACTTCGCCTCGGGGACCCGGTTCGCAATCGAGTCCGTCGCCATGGTCGGCATCGACGACGACCTGTCCGTGCGCACAGGCCTGGCCGTGGGCGAGCAATGGCTGTCGGTTCGTGGCGCGCGCCAAGCCGTGGAGTCCGCATCGCCGCTGTGCCGCACCGAGTACTACATCAATCGCGAGTTCGCGGCGGTCGGCCGCCTGCTGCAGCGCCACGACGGCCCCATTTTCCCGTTGATCGAGGATCTGTTCGGGCTCAGTATCGTTGAGGTGCAACAGGAGATCGTCGCGGTGCTGCTGCCGGCCGAGCTTGCCGCCGCCCTCGACGTCGAGCCCGGAACCCCGGCATTGCAGGTGCAACGCACTTACCGCGCTTCTGATGATCGGGTTGCGCAGGTGACGATCAACACGCACCCGGCATCGCGATTCCGGCATTCGATGACAATGCGGCGAATACGCGGCTAG
- a CDS encoding AMP-binding protein, whose protein sequence is MARKLIGGRWLRWDDERAAAAYAQGWWVDNTVADALREAAERTPERVALIDGNHRLTCRELYRQAAALARAMLARVPPGSVVSFMLPNWHEAAVIYLAGTLAGMVANPILPSLRDRELRFILEDADSRMVFIPSVFGHHDFAAMLGRVTEQLKSPPDVVVLRGDCGPGQIPFGSLANVAGTLPALDPDAVRMILYTSGTTGRPKGVLHSHNSIHALLRQIGRHWLVEPGDVFLVASPIAHIGGSIYAFEAPLLLGVTAILLERWDADTAARLMVTEGCTHMAGATPFLDQLLAAAQRAGTRLPDLKVFICGGASVSPTLIRRAAAYFASTLVTRVYGSTEVPVTTVGSPDDRDHAADTDGRPGVADVKLVDGEMRVRGPQMLVGYLHPEDEDESFDADGYFRTGDLARWVDDEYLVVTGRAKDIIIRNGENISPKEVEDVLANHPGIAEVAIVGLPDERTGERACAVVVPTATPGPDVKNLLDFLGASGVARFKAPEQVVIWGDLPKNDAGKVLKHQIKAALLEAEH, encoded by the coding sequence ATGGCTAGGAAACTGATCGGCGGGCGATGGCTTCGCTGGGATGACGAACGAGCCGCGGCTGCCTACGCCCAGGGATGGTGGGTCGACAACACCGTGGCGGACGCCCTGCGCGAGGCGGCCGAGCGAACGCCTGAGCGGGTAGCGCTGATCGACGGCAATCACCGCCTGACCTGCCGGGAACTGTACCGGCAGGCGGCGGCGCTGGCCCGCGCGATGCTGGCGCGTGTCCCGCCGGGCAGCGTGGTGTCGTTCATGCTGCCCAATTGGCATGAGGCCGCGGTGATTTACCTGGCCGGCACGCTGGCTGGCATGGTGGCCAATCCGATCCTGCCCTCACTGCGGGACCGGGAACTGCGCTTCATCCTCGAGGACGCCGACAGCCGGATGGTGTTCATTCCGTCGGTGTTCGGACATCACGACTTCGCGGCGATGCTGGGCAGGGTCACCGAGCAGCTGAAGTCGCCGCCGGATGTGGTTGTGCTGCGCGGAGATTGTGGGCCCGGCCAGATCCCGTTCGGCTCGCTGGCCAATGTCGCCGGGACGCTCCCCGCACTCGACCCCGATGCCGTGCGCATGATCCTGTACACCTCTGGTACCACGGGACGTCCGAAAGGAGTTCTGCACAGCCACAACTCGATCCATGCGCTGCTGCGACAAATCGGCCGGCACTGGCTGGTCGAGCCGGGGGACGTGTTCCTGGTGGCGTCGCCGATCGCGCATATCGGCGGGTCGATCTACGCCTTCGAGGCGCCACTGCTGTTGGGTGTCACCGCGATTCTGCTGGAACGCTGGGATGCCGACACCGCGGCGCGGCTAATGGTGACCGAAGGCTGCACGCACATGGCGGGCGCCACACCGTTCCTGGATCAACTGCTGGCGGCCGCCCAACGGGCGGGCACCCGGTTGCCCGACCTGAAGGTCTTCATCTGCGGTGGCGCCTCCGTGTCTCCGACCTTGATCAGAAGGGCCGCAGCATATTTCGCATCCACTCTGGTCACCCGGGTGTACGGGTCCACGGAAGTTCCGGTGACGACGGTCGGTTCGCCCGACGATCGCGATCACGCGGCCGACACCGACGGGCGGCCCGGAGTGGCCGACGTGAAACTCGTGGACGGTGAAATGCGCGTGCGGGGCCCGCAGATGCTCGTCGGCTACCTTCATCCGGAAGACGAAGACGAATCCTTCGACGCCGACGGCTATTTCCGCACCGGAGATCTGGCGCGCTGGGTCGACGACGAGTACCTCGTGGTCACCGGCCGGGCCAAGGACATCATCATCCGGAACGGCGAGAACATCTCACCGAAAGAAGTCGAGGACGTGCTGGCCAACCATCCCGGCATCGCCGAGGTCGCCATCGTCGGGTTGCCGGACGAACGCACCGGCGAACGAGCCTGCGCCGTCGTCGTTCCCACCGCCACACCGGGGCCGGACGTGAAGAACCTGCTGGACTTTCTCGGGGCGTCCGGCGTTGCGCGCTTCAAAGCTCCCGAGCAGGTCGTCATCTGGGGCGACTTGCCGAAGAACGACGCGGGAAAGGTCCTCAAACACCAGATCAAGGCGGCGCTGTTGGAGGCGGAGCACTGA